The following are encoded in a window of Mycobacteroides chelonae CCUG 47445 genomic DNA:
- a CDS encoding ArsA family ATPase produces the protein MSDPADVAPDVHAPLTATIGLFVGKGGVGKSTLAGATAVRYARAGQRVLAVSTDQAHSLGDVFGVRVDPTPGAHCVRVIEDPYGGQLDVMALDTLGLLEQRWGDIAATIAEQYPESDIGSLAPEELSALPGVQEMLGLHEVQQLADTGEWDVVVVDCASTADALRMLTLPGTFAMYLERAWPRHRRLGGIGTPRALILAELLERVAASADRLAGLLSDAERVGAHLVLTPERVVVAEAIRTVGALALMGVRIDQVIVNQVLIQDDSYEYHNLPAHPAFDWYMQRIADQAAVLDEMGEAIGDVEMLLVPHLPREPIGPEALGELAESVRRRDGAKPPAPLATIVERESGSGADTVYLLRLELPQIDPATLSLGRVRDDLVIGANGMRRRVRLASVLRRCVVVDARLVGGELTIRFRADPEVWPT, from the coding sequence GTGTCCGACCCCGCAGACGTCGCCCCCGATGTCCACGCGCCGTTGACAGCCACCATCGGCCTTTTCGTAGGCAAGGGGGGTGTGGGCAAGTCGACGCTGGCCGGTGCCACCGCGGTGCGGTACGCGCGCGCCGGGCAGCGGGTGCTCGCCGTATCGACCGACCAAGCGCATTCCCTCGGCGACGTCTTCGGTGTTCGGGTGGATCCCACCCCGGGGGCTCATTGCGTGCGGGTGATCGAGGACCCGTATGGCGGACAACTCGACGTGATGGCCCTGGACACCCTGGGGCTGCTGGAGCAGCGTTGGGGTGACATCGCCGCGACGATCGCCGAGCAGTACCCCGAATCTGACATCGGATCGCTTGCCCCCGAAGAGCTTTCCGCACTGCCGGGTGTGCAGGAAATGCTCGGGCTGCATGAGGTTCAACAACTCGCTGATACCGGGGAATGGGATGTTGTCGTGGTCGACTGCGCCTCGACAGCAGACGCGTTGCGCATGCTGACTCTGCCCGGAACCTTCGCGATGTATCTGGAACGGGCTTGGCCGCGGCATCGCCGACTCGGCGGTATCGGCACGCCTCGCGCCCTGATACTGGCCGAATTACTTGAACGCGTTGCGGCGTCGGCGGATCGGCTTGCGGGCTTGCTTTCGGATGCCGAACGGGTGGGGGCTCATCTGGTGTTGACTCCCGAACGGGTAGTGGTGGCAGAGGCCATCCGTACCGTCGGGGCGCTGGCGCTGATGGGTGTGCGCATCGATCAAGTGATCGTCAATCAGGTTCTCATTCAAGATGATTCGTATGAGTACCACAATCTGCCCGCACATCCGGCATTCGACTGGTACATGCAGCGCATCGCCGACCAGGCCGCGGTTCTCGATGAGATGGGGGAGGCGATCGGGGACGTGGAGATGCTGTTGGTGCCGCATCTGCCGCGCGAGCCCATCGGGCCAGAGGCTCTGGGTGAACTGGCCGAATCGGTCCGGCGGCGCGATGGAGCTAAGCCCCCGGCGCCGCTGGCCACCATCGTCGAGCGCGAATCCGGGTCCGGAGCGGACACCGTATATCTGTTGCGGCTAGAGTTACCGCAGATCGATCCGGCCACGTTGAGCCTCGGCCGGGTGCGAGATGACCTGGTCATCGGCGCAAATGGGATGCGCCGGCGGGTCCGGCTGGCCTCCGTGCTGCGGCGCTGTGTGGTTGTCGATGCCCGGCTCGTCGGTGGCGAGCTGACCATACGGTTTAGAGCGGATCCGGAGGTGTGGCCTACGTGA
- a CDS encoding lysophospholipid acyltransferase family protein codes for MFYWLLKYIFMGPILQLMGRPKVEGLENIPSSGPAILAGNHLAVVDSFFLPLVSTRRVTFLAKSEYFTEPGFKGWLKKVFFSGAGQVPIDRTSADAAENALGTAKRLLGEGKLLGIYPEGTRSPDGRLYKGKTGLARMALATGVPVIPIAMVGTNVMNPPGTARWHFSKVTVKIGKPLDFSRFDGMAGNRFIERAVIDEVMYELMQLSGQEYVDIYAASLKDKPAEPPQQPDRIPESAAG; via the coding sequence ATGTTCTATTGGCTGCTGAAGTACATCTTCATGGGGCCGATCTTGCAGCTGATGGGCCGGCCCAAGGTAGAAGGTCTGGAGAACATTCCATCGTCCGGGCCGGCGATCCTGGCCGGAAACCATCTCGCCGTGGTCGATAGCTTCTTCCTTCCGTTGGTCTCTACGCGCCGGGTGACGTTCCTGGCCAAGAGCGAGTACTTCACCGAGCCCGGTTTCAAGGGCTGGCTCAAGAAGGTGTTCTTCAGTGGAGCCGGGCAGGTGCCGATCGACCGGACCAGTGCCGACGCCGCCGAGAACGCGCTGGGCACCGCCAAGCGGCTACTCGGCGAGGGCAAGCTGCTGGGCATCTACCCCGAAGGCACCCGATCCCCGGACGGGCGTCTCTACAAGGGCAAGACGGGCCTGGCGCGCATGGCGCTGGCCACCGGGGTACCCGTCATCCCGATCGCGATGGTCGGCACCAATGTGATGAACCCGCCGGGCACGGCGCGCTGGCACTTTTCCAAGGTCACCGTGAAAATCGGCAAGCCGTTGGACTTCTCCCGCTTCGATGGGATGGCCGGGAACCGCTTCATCGAACGTGCGGTCATCGACGAGGTGATGTACGAACTGATGCAGCTGTCCGGTCAGGAGTACGTCGACATCTATGCGGCGTCGCTCAAGGACAAGCCTGCGGAGCCTCCGCAGCAACCCGACCGCATCCCGGAGAGCGCCGCCGGTTAA
- a CDS encoding glycosyltransferase 87 family protein — translation MPNSINETAIADGGSVRRVARWITWGGPLVLAVALLLHAVVFIHWPTYALQIDVLVYRFGGTRVLDGLDLYSIGRNGEIDDLLFTYTPFAALVFTPLAFITDFTAQVLSLVVFPALLVYSVWRMLAWLNVSAKAGLWGLLALLVGLVSWLEPVRLSIQLGQINLLILAVVVTDLLAPKRWKLAGIGIGIVAGIKLTPMIFIVFLFLVGRIRAAVVAAVTLIATIGLGFIFLPSASHYYWVDRAFEKISRITRDPTASTSISGLFLRLNLSAGTATALSVLVIVASLVVAVLAYRRDQLLLAISIVGMASAAASPFSWSHHWVWFVPLVVHLGYRGYVLGKRASAITMWAFCAVFAAWFTSLSGKTPDSGALTLRPGGVLNDLIPSLYVFVHLGVLVASWIWLRRDPTDVNDVVREDEPTQADELAPASPAHN, via the coding sequence GTGCCGAATTCAATAAACGAAACCGCCATCGCGGACGGCGGCTCCGTTCGTCGAGTTGCCAGATGGATCACGTGGGGTGGCCCGCTCGTCCTCGCCGTCGCCCTGCTGCTGCACGCGGTCGTCTTCATTCACTGGCCGACATACGCACTGCAGATCGACGTGTTGGTGTATCGATTCGGTGGCACGCGCGTACTGGACGGACTGGACCTTTACTCGATCGGGCGCAACGGCGAGATCGACGATCTGCTGTTCACCTACACCCCGTTCGCGGCATTGGTATTCACCCCGTTGGCCTTCATCACCGATTTCACCGCGCAGGTCCTGTCGCTCGTGGTGTTCCCGGCGCTGCTCGTCTACTCGGTGTGGCGCATGCTGGCCTGGCTGAATGTCTCCGCCAAGGCCGGGCTGTGGGGGCTGCTGGCCCTGCTGGTCGGTCTGGTTTCGTGGCTGGAGCCGGTCCGGCTCTCCATTCAGCTGGGCCAGATCAATCTGCTGATCCTGGCGGTGGTGGTGACGGACCTCCTGGCGCCCAAGCGGTGGAAGTTGGCCGGCATCGGCATCGGCATCGTGGCCGGCATCAAGCTGACCCCGATGATCTTCATCGTCTTCTTGTTCCTGGTGGGGCGGATTCGCGCGGCCGTCGTCGCGGCCGTCACGCTGATCGCCACCATCGGTCTGGGCTTCATCTTCCTGCCCTCCGCCTCGCACTACTACTGGGTGGACCGTGCCTTCGAGAAGATCAGCCGCATCACCCGTGATCCCACCGCGAGCACCAGCATCAGCGGGCTTTTTCTCAGATTGAACCTGTCGGCCGGAACGGCCACCGCACTGTCGGTGCTGGTGATTGTGGCGAGCCTGGTGGTCGCGGTTCTGGCCTACCGGCGCGATCAGCTGCTGCTGGCGATCTCGATCGTGGGCATGGCATCGGCGGCGGCCTCGCCGTTCAGCTGGAGCCATCACTGGGTGTGGTTCGTGCCATTGGTCGTTCATCTGGGCTACCGCGGCTATGTGCTGGGTAAACGGGCGTCCGCGATCACGATGTGGGCATTCTGTGCGGTGTTCGCGGCGTGGTTCACCAGCCTGAGCGGCAAGACGCCGGACTCCGGTGCGTTGACGTTACGACCTGGTGGCGTCCTGAACGATCTGATCCCCAGTCTGTATGTGTTCGTTCATCTCGGAGTGCTCGTGGCCAGTTGGATATGGCTGCGGCGTGATCCGACGGACGTGAACGATGTTGTGCGCGAAGATGAGCCGACACAGGCCGATGAGCTGGCGCCGGCTTCTCCGGCGCACAACTAG
- a CDS encoding polyadenylate-specific 3'-exoribonuclease AS, which yields MRYFYDTEFIDDGRTIELISIGMVCEDGREYYAVSTAFDPQQAGPWVRQNVLPKLPALSSPLWRSRGQIRDELAEFLGLNGGGPADPIELWAWVGAYDHVALCQLWGAMTELPQPVPRFTLELKQLWYELGRPAVPKRPADSHDALVDARYNLARYRAMVPPG from the coding sequence GTGCGTTACTTCTACGACACCGAGTTCATCGACGATGGCCGCACCATCGAACTCATCTCCATCGGGATGGTGTGCGAAGACGGCCGTGAGTACTACGCCGTCTCCACCGCCTTCGATCCGCAGCAGGCGGGTCCGTGGGTGCGCCAGAACGTCCTGCCCAAACTGCCCGCGCTGTCGTCGCCGCTGTGGCGCTCACGCGGGCAGATTCGCGACGAGCTGGCCGAGTTCCTCGGACTCAACGGTGGCGGGCCGGCCGACCCGATCGAGCTGTGGGCCTGGGTGGGTGCCTATGACCACGTGGCGCTGTGTCAGCTGTGGGGGGCCATGACGGAGCTGCCGCAGCCGGTTCCCCGCTTCACCCTCGAACTCAAGCAGCTGTGGTACGAGCTGGGCCGCCCGGCGGTGCCGAAACGGCCCGCCGACTCACACGATGCCCTGGTGGATGCCCGGTACAACCTGGCCCGCTACCGCGCGATGGTTCCGCCGGGCTGA
- a CDS encoding class II 3-deoxy-7-phosphoheptulonate synthase: MNWTVDVPIDQLPELPPLPADLRQRLDAALAKPAAQQPSWPANQAAAMRTVLESVPPITVPAEIQRLQGQLAQVARGEAFLLQGGDCAETFADNTEPHIRANIRALLQMAVVLTYGSSMPVVKLARIAGQYAKPRSSDTDALGLRSYRGDMVNGFAPDAALREHDPSRLVRAYANASAAMNLVRAVTGSGMASLALVHDWNREFVRTSPAGARYEALASEIDRGLKFMSACGVADSNLDTAEIYASHEALVLDYERAMLRLSEDENGEPALYDLSAHYLWIGDRTRQLDHAHVAFAEIIANPIGMKIGPTTTPDQAVEYVERLDPHNKPGRLTFVSRMGNSKVRDLLPPIIEKVQATGHQIVWQCDPMHGNTHESPSGYKTRHFDRIVDEVQGYFEVHNALGTHPGGIHVEITGENVTECLGGAQDISDDDLAGRYETACDPRLNTQQSLELAFLVAEMLRD, from the coding sequence GTGAACTGGACAGTCGACGTCCCCATCGACCAATTGCCGGAGCTGCCGCCGCTCCCGGCCGATCTGCGTCAGCGCCTGGATGCCGCGCTCGCCAAACCTGCTGCTCAGCAGCCGAGCTGGCCCGCGAATCAGGCCGCCGCCATGCGGACCGTGCTGGAAAGCGTGCCCCCGATCACCGTCCCCGCGGAGATCCAGCGTTTGCAGGGCCAGCTGGCCCAGGTAGCACGTGGTGAGGCATTCCTGCTGCAGGGCGGAGACTGCGCCGAGACCTTCGCCGACAACACCGAGCCGCACATCCGGGCCAACATCCGCGCACTGCTGCAGATGGCGGTGGTGCTGACGTACGGATCGAGCATGCCGGTGGTGAAGCTGGCCCGTATCGCCGGCCAGTACGCCAAGCCGCGCAGCTCCGACACCGACGCACTGGGGCTGCGGTCCTACCGCGGCGACATGGTGAACGGATTCGCCCCGGATGCGGCACTGCGTGAGCACGACCCGTCGCGTCTGGTGCGCGCCTACGCGAACGCCAGCGCCGCGATGAACCTGGTGCGCGCGGTAACCGGCTCGGGGATGGCCTCGCTGGCACTGGTGCACGACTGGAACCGCGAATTCGTCCGTACCTCACCTGCCGGTGCCCGGTACGAGGCACTGGCCTCCGAGATCGATCGCGGGCTGAAGTTCATGAGTGCCTGCGGTGTGGCGGATTCGAACCTGGACACCGCCGAGATCTACGCCAGCCACGAGGCGCTGGTGCTCGACTACGAGCGCGCCATGCTGCGTTTGTCAGAGGACGAGAACGGCGAGCCGGCGCTGTACGACCTGTCGGCGCACTACCTGTGGATCGGCGATCGCACGCGGCAGCTCGATCACGCGCATGTGGCCTTCGCCGAGATCATCGCCAACCCGATCGGGATGAAGATCGGCCCGACCACCACGCCCGATCAGGCCGTCGAATACGTGGAGCGTCTTGATCCGCATAACAAGCCGGGTCGCCTGACGTTCGTCTCGCGGATGGGCAACTCGAAGGTGCGCGATCTGCTTCCGCCGATCATCGAGAAGGTGCAGGCAACCGGCCATCAGATTGTTTGGCAGTGTGACCCGATGCACGGCAACACCCACGAGTCGCCCAGCGGTTACAAGACGCGGCACTTCGATCGGATCGTCGATGAGGTGCAGGGATACTTCGAGGTGCACAACGCGCTCGGCACGCACCCCGGTGGTATTCACGTCGAGATCACCGGTGAGAACGTCACCGAATGTCTCGGTGGGGCACAGGACATTTCGGATGACGATCTGGCCGGTCGCTACGAAACGGCATGCGATCCGCGTCTGAACACTCAGCAGTCGCTGGAGTTGGCGTTCCTCGTCGCGGAGATGCTCAGGGACTAA
- a CDS encoding protein kinase domain-containing protein has product MTSPKTPTHRHDPMIGTVLDSRYRIEAPIATGGMSTVYRGLDTRLDRPVAVKVMDSRYASDTGFLARFRLEARAVARLRHPGLVAVFDQGMDGKHPFLVMELIDGGTLRELLRERGPMPPHAVAAVFNPLLGGLAVAHRSGLVHRDVKPENVLISDDGEVKLADFGLVRAVAEAGITSTSVILGTAAYLSPEQVRTGSAGPRSDVYSAGILMYELLTGSTPFTGDTPLALAYQRIDRDVQAPSEAIDGIPEEFDELVLRATSRDPDARYADAAQMGAELDAIAADLQLPTFRVPAPRDSKQHVAEQLYRSRLIETGGRTTGNLSAPGKADAADTASAAAALGVSPRPSVSARPKVPNPTRMMDPVPAYDPQYDPEFDSDPDESAFFADIDDSEYRYERQQSRRAIFMWLVIVLIITTSVAAGCWSLGANITNLL; this is encoded by the coding sequence ATGACATCGCCCAAGACCCCGACACACCGCCACGATCCGATGATCGGGACGGTGCTCGATAGTCGGTACCGCATTGAGGCACCGATTGCGACAGGCGGCATGTCGACCGTGTACCGAGGGCTGGATACCCGGTTGGACCGCCCGGTTGCCGTGAAGGTGATGGACAGCCGCTACGCCTCCGATACGGGGTTTCTGGCACGGTTCCGGCTCGAAGCCCGGGCCGTCGCACGATTGCGCCACCCAGGGCTGGTGGCCGTGTTCGATCAGGGCATGGACGGTAAGCATCCCTTCCTGGTGATGGAGCTGATCGACGGCGGCACTCTGCGCGAGTTGTTGCGCGAACGTGGACCGATGCCGCCCCATGCCGTGGCCGCGGTATTCAATCCGCTGCTTGGCGGCTTGGCGGTCGCACATCGATCGGGACTGGTGCACCGTGACGTCAAACCCGAGAACGTGCTGATTTCCGACGATGGCGAGGTCAAGCTCGCCGATTTCGGGCTTGTGCGTGCGGTCGCCGAGGCCGGAATCACCTCGACCAGCGTGATCTTGGGCACCGCGGCGTACCTGTCTCCCGAGCAGGTGCGCACCGGCTCGGCCGGCCCGCGCAGCGATGTCTATTCTGCGGGCATCCTGATGTACGAATTACTCACCGGTTCAACGCCGTTCACCGGGGATACGCCGCTGGCACTGGCCTATCAACGTATCGATCGCGATGTACAGGCACCCAGTGAGGCCATCGACGGCATTCCGGAAGAGTTCGACGAATTGGTGCTGCGTGCCACCTCCCGCGACCCGGACGCACGCTACGCCGACGCCGCACAGATGGGCGCCGAACTGGACGCCATCGCCGCGGATCTGCAACTGCCCACCTTCCGCGTCCCAGCACCCCGGGATTCCAAACAGCATGTTGCCGAACAGCTTTACCGCAGCAGACTGATCGAGACCGGCGGACGCACCACAGGCAATCTCAGCGCCCCCGGCAAAGCGGATGCCGCCGACACCGCCTCGGCCGCAGCCGCCCTGGGTGTCTCACCACGGCCCAGCGTCTCGGCGCGTCCCAAGGTGCCCAATCCCACGCGGATGATGGACCCGGTGCCCGCCTACGATCCCCAATACGATCCCGAATTCGACAGCGACCCTGACGAATCAGCGTTCTTCGCCGATATCGACGACTCGGAGTACCGGTACGAGCGTCAGCAGAGCCGCCGCGCGATCTTCATGTGGCTGGTGATCGTGCTCATCATCACCACCTCGGTGGCGGCGGGATGCTGGTCGCTGGGCGCCAACATCACCAACCTGCTTTAG
- a CDS encoding SRPBCC family protein yields MTSSGDPTSVTHSEYYPYPVEKVWDVLVSLELTASQVKEVNDAPVEVGETRVLITHPQPAVGFDGVLRTTYTSVVPHEHIEQVLTAPGIEVTSRWNLLPEPGGTRLRVTYSRFDPAIALHRQWRTMLFSGAGPMLNSVREMLDKRR; encoded by the coding sequence GTGACGAGTTCCGGCGATCCGACATCGGTCACCCACAGCGAGTACTACCCCTACCCCGTCGAGAAGGTCTGGGATGTTCTCGTTTCCCTTGAGCTCACCGCTTCACAGGTTAAAGAGGTCAACGACGCACCCGTCGAAGTCGGCGAGACACGCGTCCTGATCACCCATCCGCAGCCCGCCGTCGGCTTCGATGGCGTGCTGCGGACCACCTACACCAGCGTGGTGCCGCACGAGCACATCGAACAGGTGTTGACCGCCCCGGGAATCGAAGTGACCTCCCGGTGGAACCTGCTCCCGGAACCCGGCGGCACCAGGCTGCGCGTCACGTACAGCCGGTTCGACCCGGCCATTGCCCTGCACCGTCAATGGCGGACCATGCTGTTCTCGGGCGCCGGGCCAATGCTCAACTCCGTCCGCGAAATGCTCGATAAGCGGCGTTGA
- a CDS encoding Rv2175c family DNA-binding protein has protein sequence MSAIPYVADTLDADEPLFSLKEAATRLRVPVSKVQQYLRDGELIAVRRDGEIKVPVIFFSPEGPVVKHLFGLLSVLRDGGYHEPEIMRWLFTGDESLTVTRDGTTERIEAARPVDALHGHQAREVLRRAQAMAY, from the coding sequence ATGAGCGCCATTCCATACGTTGCCGACACGCTTGACGCCGACGAGCCGCTGTTCTCCCTCAAAGAGGCGGCCACGCGCCTGCGGGTACCGGTTTCCAAGGTTCAGCAGTATTTGCGTGACGGTGAACTCATCGCAGTGCGACGCGATGGCGAAATCAAGGTTCCCGTCATCTTTTTCAGCCCCGAAGGCCCTGTGGTGAAGCATCTGTTCGGGCTGCTCTCGGTGCTGCGGGACGGGGGATATCACGAGCCCGAAATCATGCGTTGGCTGTTCACCGGTGATGAATCGCTGACGGTGACCCGCGACGGCACCACCGAACGAATCGAGGCGGCCCGCCCGGTCGATGCGCTGCATGGTCACCAGGCCCGCGAGGTGCTGCGGCGAGCGCAGGCGATGGCCTACTAG
- a CDS encoding alpha-(1->6)-mannopyranosyltransferase A — translation MEPNPEPAPAVLDPGAGWRAAFLRSPAGRAAITGFGGAILIAIGGLGAGSTRQHDPLLESVGLSWLRFGHGLVVSSICMWLGVVLMLLAWLGLGRHVIAGKVTKESLLIVIPCWLLPLLASVPVFSRDAYSYLAQGALLRDGFDPYLVGPVENPNALLENVSPIWSTTTAPYGPLFILIARFVTQIIGDDVVAGTMLLRLCMLPGLALLVWATPRVARCLSANASKALWICVLNPLVIIHLMGGVHNEMLMVGLMMAGIALVLERHHVWGISVVALAVAVKATAGLALPFLVWIWMRRLVESADEDSPQRHPVTAFAMASAASVSVVVAVFAVLSWIAGVGLGWLTALAGSVKIINWLTVPTAVANIINVVAGLFVTVNFDALLEITRIIGVMVIAVSLPVVWWRHRHNDRDAMFGILWAMVIVVLMAPAALPWYYTWPLAIAAPLLQSRIAIAAIAGFSTWIMVIFKPDGSHGMYVWIHVLIAATCAAIAWRMINTAPEAHDPSEY, via the coding sequence CTGGAACCGAACCCTGAACCGGCACCTGCGGTACTCGATCCGGGTGCCGGGTGGAGAGCCGCCTTCCTGAGGTCCCCCGCCGGCCGCGCAGCAATCACCGGATTCGGTGGCGCCATCCTCATCGCCATCGGCGGACTGGGTGCGGGCAGTACCCGGCAGCACGACCCGCTGCTGGAATCGGTTGGGCTGTCCTGGTTGCGTTTCGGCCACGGATTGGTGGTGTCCTCGATCTGCATGTGGCTCGGGGTGGTCCTCATGCTGCTGGCGTGGCTCGGACTGGGCCGCCACGTGATCGCGGGCAAGGTGACCAAAGAGTCTCTCCTGATCGTCATTCCGTGCTGGCTGCTACCACTGCTCGCCTCGGTTCCGGTGTTCAGTCGGGATGCCTATTCCTACCTCGCGCAGGGCGCGTTGCTGCGCGACGGATTCGATCCCTATCTGGTGGGTCCAGTCGAAAACCCGAACGCGTTGCTAGAGAACGTCAGTCCGATCTGGTCCACCACCACCGCGCCATATGGACCGCTGTTCATCCTCATCGCACGATTTGTCACCCAGATCATCGGTGACGACGTGGTAGCCGGAACCATGCTGCTGCGCCTGTGCATGCTGCCCGGACTGGCGCTGCTGGTGTGGGCCACCCCCCGAGTCGCCCGCTGCCTTTCAGCCAATGCCAGCAAGGCGTTGTGGATCTGTGTGCTCAACCCGCTGGTGATCATCCATCTGATGGGCGGAGTGCACAACGAGATGCTGATGGTCGGCCTGATGATGGCAGGCATTGCCCTCGTCCTTGAGCGCCACCATGTTTGGGGCATATCGGTGGTCGCGTTAGCGGTGGCTGTCAAGGCCACCGCGGGTCTTGCGTTGCCTTTCCTGGTGTGGATCTGGATGCGTCGTCTGGTCGAGAGCGCCGATGAGGACTCCCCACAGCGCCACCCGGTGACCGCGTTCGCGATGGCGTCGGCAGCCTCGGTGTCCGTCGTCGTCGCGGTATTCGCGGTGTTGTCGTGGATCGCCGGCGTCGGCCTGGGATGGTTGACCGCCCTGGCCGGCTCGGTGAAGATCATCAACTGGCTGACAGTGCCGACCGCCGTCGCCAACATCATCAACGTTGTCGCCGGTCTTTTCGTGACCGTCAACTTCGATGCTCTTCTGGAGATCACCCGCATCATCGGGGTCATGGTCATCGCGGTCAGCCTGCCCGTGGTGTGGTGGCGGCACCGACACAACGATCGCGACGCGATGTTCGGGATCCTGTGGGCAATGGTGATCGTGGTGCTCATGGCGCCGGCTGCGCTGCCCTGGTACTACACCTGGCCGCTGGCCATCGCGGCGCCGCTGCTGCAATCGCGCATCGCGATCGCAGCCATCGCCGGGTTCTCCACCTGGATCATGGTGATCTTCAAACCCGATGGCTCCCACGGCATGTACGTGTGGATACATGTACTGATCGCGGCAACCTGCGCTGCCATCGCGTGGCGGATGATCAACACCGCGCCGGAAGCGCACGATCCCAGCGAGTACTAG
- a CDS encoding polyprenyl synthetase family protein yields MTDAVSDQLSQFLAECREHTAHIGPNYEHAITALDRFVLRGGKRLRPAFAYWGWRAVTDDPDPWNPEVLRVCAALELLHTCALIHDDVIDSSATRRGEPTIHIEFAALHRENGWSGSPEQFGISAAILLGDLALTWADDMVVGAQLSPQAHARARGVWSILRSEVLGGQYLDILSESSGDESVETAMRVIRFKTAGYTVQRPLQLGVAIAAENPEISRLLGDVGLDIGVAFQLRDDVLGVFGDPKVTGKPAGDDLRSGKRTVLLAEALRLARINDNAAEDMLHSWIGTPLTDHQVAEMCSVIVDLGALAAVESRIEEHTHRALEQLSGADIADDARAALSDLVRLVSNRSA; encoded by the coding sequence CTGACCGACGCGGTAAGCGACCAATTGAGCCAGTTCCTGGCCGAATGCCGTGAGCACACCGCGCATATCGGGCCGAACTATGAGCATGCGATCACGGCCCTCGACCGGTTTGTGCTGCGCGGCGGCAAGCGGCTGCGCCCGGCGTTCGCCTACTGGGGCTGGCGAGCGGTTACCGACGACCCCGACCCGTGGAACCCCGAGGTGCTGCGGGTGTGTGCCGCGCTGGAACTGCTGCACACCTGTGCGCTCATCCACGACGACGTCATCGACAGCTCCGCCACCCGGCGCGGCGAACCCACCATCCATATCGAATTCGCCGCACTGCACCGTGAGAACGGCTGGTCCGGCTCCCCCGAACAGTTCGGCATATCCGCTGCGATCCTGCTCGGCGATCTGGCACTTACCTGGGCTGATGACATGGTGGTCGGCGCACAGCTATCCCCCCAGGCCCATGCGCGGGCCCGGGGTGTGTGGTCGATCCTGCGCAGCGAGGTGCTCGGCGGCCAATATCTGGACATCTTGTCCGAATCCTCTGGCGACGAGTCCGTCGAGACCGCCATGCGCGTGATCCGCTTCAAGACCGCCGGCTACACGGTGCAGCGGCCCCTGCAGCTGGGTGTCGCGATCGCGGCCGAGAACCCGGAGATCTCACGACTACTCGGTGATGTCGGACTGGATATCGGTGTTGCGTTCCAGCTGCGCGACGATGTGCTCGGGGTATTCGGGGATCCCAAGGTGACCGGGAAACCCGCCGGGGACGACCTACGTTCCGGAAAGCGCACCGTGCTGCTGGCCGAAGCCCTGCGTCTGGCACGCATCAACGACAACGCCGCCGAGGACATGCTTCACTCCTGGATCGGCACCCCACTCACCGATCATCAGGTCGCCGAAATGTGTTCAGTCATCGTCGACTTGGGCGCACTCGCGGCAGTGGAGTCTCGTATCGAGGAACACACGCACCGCGCGCTGGAGCAGCTGTCCGGCGCCGATATCGCCGATGACGCCCGTGCCGCGCTGTCCGATCTCGTCCGATTGGTGTCCAACCGGAGCGCATGA